From the Nocardiopsis changdeensis genome, one window contains:
- a CDS encoding asparagine synthase-related protein: MEHALTAPAARHPAVPVRRVGDEHRGAVLFGECLADPAEVERAFSATGAVSPARALEVLRAFPGRYGVVCHDMEETAVTGDLAGVLRIWFGAGAPARFALTPTALFGPGLPRVDPGGLAARLFIPDAVGTLPGGDPFQGITELPQDHMLVVRDGTARMERLRSPFRPEAGGDPVEASRTLADALTRAVTARLPRSGRISADLSGGMDSSFTALLAARHHREGVQAITYTDRFADNADDLAHASRLAGTDPSLRHRVVHGGPDTLPFSLLDRAPFTDLPGTDVVLHARTARRLSPALGTEVHFAGDGGDAVIGAPLTYLAALAHTREFLRECRGWAALRQRPAHRVLRAAWAVSRQSYADALLNAAERLSRPAAADRPDAPPLWEAALTWTAVSPLAAWGTPWARREAAERLRQAAASVQEEDDGTDAHALRAVRWHAAISRPFLQVAHAHGVRVALPFFDHQVLAACLSVPARHRVSTAQVKPLLAQAWRTTFPTVRFERSTKGDYGACEYHGVRRNADRLRSLFRESRLGDLGVIRPDLVLAVLDAAVEGRRVAMGALADAVAAEVWLRGLDRCTVPAEREEQA; this comes from the coding sequence CCGCCACCGGAGCCGTTTCGCCCGCCCGGGCCCTGGAAGTGCTGCGAGCGTTCCCCGGTCGCTACGGGGTCGTCTGCCATGACATGGAGGAGACGGCGGTGACCGGTGACCTCGCAGGGGTTCTCCGGATCTGGTTCGGCGCGGGCGCCCCGGCCCGCTTCGCCCTGACCCCGACGGCCCTCTTCGGCCCGGGCCTTCCCCGGGTCGATCCGGGCGGCCTCGCCGCACGGCTGTTCATCCCCGATGCCGTGGGTACCCTGCCGGGTGGCGATCCGTTCCAGGGGATCACCGAACTCCCCCAGGACCACATGCTGGTCGTGCGGGACGGTACGGCGCGGATGGAGCGACTCCGGTCCCCCTTCCGGCCAGAGGCGGGTGGCGATCCCGTGGAGGCCTCCCGAACCCTGGCCGACGCGCTGACCCGCGCCGTGACCGCCCGGCTTCCCCGCTCCGGGCGGATCAGTGCCGACCTCAGCGGGGGTATGGACTCCTCCTTCACAGCCCTCCTCGCGGCCCGGCACCACCGTGAGGGTGTGCAGGCGATCACCTATACGGACCGGTTCGCCGACAACGCCGATGATCTCGCCCACGCCTCCCGGCTGGCGGGCACCGATCCGAGCCTGCGCCACCGGGTCGTCCACGGCGGCCCGGACACCCTGCCGTTCTCACTGTTGGATCGTGCCCCGTTCACGGACCTGCCCGGCACGGACGTCGTTCTGCACGCGCGTACCGCGCGCCGTTTGTCCCCTGCCCTCGGAACGGAGGTCCATTTCGCCGGGGACGGCGGGGACGCGGTCATCGGCGCCCCATTGACCTATCTGGCCGCGCTCGCGCACACGCGGGAATTCCTTCGAGAGTGCCGGGGCTGGGCGGCACTTCGTCAGCGCCCGGCCCATCGGGTCCTCCGGGCGGCGTGGGCGGTCTCCCGTCAGTCCTACGCGGATGCCCTCCTGAACGCCGCAGAGCGTTTGTCACGCCCTGCCGCAGCGGACCGGCCCGATGCGCCACCGCTCTGGGAGGCGGCGCTCACCTGGACGGCGGTGAGCCCCCTGGCGGCTTGGGGTACGCCCTGGGCCCGCCGTGAAGCAGCGGAGCGTCTGCGCCAGGCGGCCGCATCGGTACAGGAGGAGGACGACGGCACCGACGCCCACGCACTGCGCGCTGTGCGCTGGCATGCGGCCATCAGCCGGCCGTTCCTCCAGGTGGCCCATGCGCACGGGGTCCGGGTGGCGCTGCCCTTCTTCGACCACCAGGTGCTCGCCGCATGCCTGTCCGTCCCTGCCCGGCACCGAGTCTCAACGGCGCAGGTCAAACCCCTGCTGGCCCAAGCGTGGAGGACGACGTTCCCCACCGTGCGGTTCGAGAGGAGCACCAAGGGCGACTACGGAGCGTGCGAGTACCACGGGGTGCGCCGCAACGCCGACCGGCTGCGGTCGCTGTTCAGGGAATCCCGGTTGGGAGACCTGGGGGTGATCCGTCCCGACCTCGTGCTGGCGGTGCTGGACGCGGCGGTCGAGGGGCGGCGGGTGGCGATGGGCGCGCTGGCCGACGCGGTGGCTGCCGAGGTGTGGCTGCGTGGTCTCGACCGCTGCACGGTACCGGCCGAGCGGGAGGAACAGGCATGA
- a CDS encoding PqqD family protein yields MLLDLASGRFLALNPTAAAMWRGLATGSSAEEVAAELAATLGVDEEWLLGDVLRLVVDLQERGVLVDVETTG; encoded by the coding sequence GTGCTGCTGGACTTGGCCTCGGGGAGGTTCCTGGCGCTGAATCCGACGGCCGCAGCCATGTGGAGAGGGCTCGCGACGGGTTCCTCCGCTGAAGAGGTGGCGGCGGAATTGGCGGCGACGCTGGGTGTGGATGAGGAGTGGCTGCTCGGCGATGTGCTGCGCCTGGTGGTCGATCTGCAGGAAAGGGGAGTGCTCGTGGATGTGGAGACGACCGGATGA
- a CDS encoding lasso peptide biosynthesis B2 protein has protein sequence MALPQPPPVRCGPLRSVAGFIGFTIAVTLSALPIGHTVRVVGWLHRLVRRPARSEEALVAVVAARRAGAWFPGRAACLENSLAAVFTAALLGCRVDWCVGARMMPYAAHAWIEAAGRPVGEPAAPDRPHLLIMRV, from the coding sequence ATGGCACTGCCGCAGCCGCCCCCGGTCCGCTGCGGCCCCTTGAGGTCGGTGGCCGGCTTCATCGGTTTCACCATCGCGGTCACTCTTTCGGCCCTGCCGATCGGGCATACGGTGCGGGTCGTCGGATGGCTGCACCGCCTCGTACGCCGCCCCGCACGTTCGGAGGAGGCACTGGTCGCGGTCGTGGCCGCACGCCGCGCCGGAGCGTGGTTTCCGGGTCGGGCGGCCTGCCTGGAGAACTCGTTGGCGGCGGTGTTCACCGCGGCTCTCCTGGGATGCCGGGTCGACTGGTGCGTTGGGGCGCGGATGATGCCCTACGCCGCCCACGCCTGGATCGAGGCGGCCGGGCGGCCGGTGGGAGAGCCCGCGGCGCCGGATCGGCCCCATCTGTTGATCATGCGCGTGTGA
- a CDS encoding protein-L-isoaspartate O-methyltransferase family protein yields MEYGSAVRSASAAVDEDLYTRGPDGGLVTQSTAASAIAEALERSDVRPGMRVLEIGTGSGFSGALLSELVGAAGEVVSVEVMADLGARAADLHRAQGRNNVVTVVGDGLLGAPGHGRFDRVVAWARPELLPEAWVAQAVPGAVLVLPVDVTERAKTGMMLRARVDGDGTPQGEAFFEGGYVELHAEVLDQWWVPPRGVDALVRHEGAAWWLSAGWASGDREAAERVLRKLAAEGARTPLLAEDEGPRGIAPYLYATRAEELCTVGAEGLGWGIGYADRQGAAVFTPGAGEVLHTGDGSALLRLRQWVADWREAGRPGHPDLVPVLSRVEGGRRVRARL; encoded by the coding sequence ATGGAGTACGGATCAGCCGTGCGGTCGGCGTCGGCGGCCGTGGACGAGGACCTGTACACCCGCGGGCCGGACGGCGGACTGGTCACCCAGTCCACGGCGGCCTCCGCGATCGCGGAGGCGCTGGAGCGGTCGGACGTGCGTCCGGGGATGCGGGTGCTGGAGATCGGCACCGGGTCGGGGTTCTCCGGGGCGCTGCTGTCCGAGCTGGTGGGGGCGGCGGGCGAGGTCGTGTCGGTGGAGGTGATGGCGGACCTCGGCGCGCGGGCCGCGGACCTGCACCGGGCCCAGGGCCGGAACAACGTCGTGACGGTCGTGGGCGACGGGCTGCTCGGGGCTCCCGGGCACGGCCGGTTCGACCGGGTCGTGGCGTGGGCACGGCCGGAGCTGCTCCCCGAGGCGTGGGTGGCGCAGGCCGTGCCGGGCGCGGTGCTGGTGCTGCCGGTGGACGTGACGGAGCGGGCCAAGACCGGGATGATGCTCCGGGCCCGGGTGGACGGGGACGGGACTCCACAGGGGGAGGCGTTCTTCGAAGGCGGCTACGTGGAGCTGCACGCCGAGGTGCTCGACCAGTGGTGGGTGCCGCCCCGGGGCGTGGACGCACTGGTGCGGCACGAGGGGGCGGCGTGGTGGCTGTCCGCCGGATGGGCGTCCGGTGACCGGGAGGCGGCCGAGCGGGTGCTGCGGAAGCTGGCGGCGGAGGGCGCACGGACACCCCTGTTGGCGGAGGACGAGGGACCGCGCGGCATCGCGCCGTACCTGTACGCGACCCGGGCGGAGGAACTGTGCACGGTGGGCGCGGAGGGCCTGGGCTGGGGGATCGGGTACGCCGACCGGCAGGGGGCCGCGGTGTTCACCCCGGGCGCGGGCGAGGTGCTGCACACCGGTGACGGGTCGGCGCTGCTCCGGCTCCGGCAGTGGGTCGCGGACTGGCGCGAGGCCGGCCGGCCGGGTCACCCGGACCTGGTCCCGGTGCTCAGCCGGGTCGAGGGCGGCCGGCGGGTGCGGGCGAGGCTGTAG
- a CDS encoding L-threonylcarbamoyladenylate synthase, whose protein sequence is MTTWSTADIEEAARVLRAGGLVALPTETVYGLGANAEDPDAVTSTFKVKGRPPSHPLILHIGSAARLGDWVREVPDTARVLAERFWPGPLTLILRRGPRVPLEVTGGLETVAVRVPDHPAALALLDAFGGGVTAPSANRFGSVSPTTAGHVREELGSDVGFVLDGGPCQVGVESTIVDVTGGTPSILRPGGVTREALEEALGRPVAAPSASPVRVPGQHPSHYAPRARVVLVAPDEVAGEAERLREQGNGVGILLPPGAGEAPAGAHAVVAVPGSMDEYARGLYGFLRELDGSGCDVIVASLPPEEGLGFAIANRLRRAAGPRPSTEG, encoded by the coding sequence GTGACCACGTGGAGCACCGCCGACATCGAGGAGGCGGCTCGCGTGCTGCGCGCCGGCGGACTGGTGGCGCTGCCCACCGAGACCGTCTACGGTCTCGGCGCGAACGCCGAGGACCCGGACGCCGTCACGAGCACCTTCAAGGTGAAGGGGCGCCCTCCGTCGCACCCGCTCATCCTCCACATCGGTTCCGCCGCGCGGCTCGGCGACTGGGTCCGGGAGGTCCCGGACACGGCCCGTGTGCTGGCCGAGCGCTTCTGGCCGGGACCGCTCACGCTGATCCTGAGGCGGGGCCCGCGCGTGCCCCTGGAGGTGACCGGCGGGCTGGAGACGGTGGCCGTCCGCGTGCCCGACCACCCCGCCGCGCTCGCGCTGCTCGACGCCTTCGGCGGGGGTGTCACGGCTCCGTCCGCGAACCGCTTCGGCTCGGTCAGCCCCACGACGGCAGGGCACGTCCGCGAGGAGCTGGGATCCGACGTCGGCTTCGTGCTGGACGGGGGCCCCTGCCAGGTGGGCGTCGAGTCGACCATCGTCGACGTCACGGGCGGGACGCCGAGCATCCTGCGGCCGGGGGGTGTCACCAGGGAGGCCCTCGAAGAGGCGCTGGGGCGCCCGGTCGCGGCGCCCTCGGCGAGCCCGGTGCGGGTGCCGGGCCAGCACCCCTCGCACTACGCGCCGCGCGCGCGGGTCGTCCTGGTCGCGCCGGACGAGGTGGCGGGGGAGGCCGAGCGGCTGAGGGAGCAGGGGAACGGGGTCGGGATCCTGCTGCCCCCCGGGGCCGGGGAGGCCCCCGCCGGGGCGCACGCCGTCGTCGCCGTCCCCGGTTCCATGGACGAGTACGCGCGCGGCCTCTACGGGTTCCTGCGCGAACTCGACGGAAGCGGGTGCGACGTCATCGTGGCCTCCCTGCCGCCCGAGGAGGGGCTGGGGTTCGCGATCGCCAACCGGCTGCGCCGCGCCGCCGGGCCCCGGCCGTCCACGGAGGGGTGA